In Setaria italica strain Yugu1 chromosome IX, Setaria_italica_v2.0, whole genome shotgun sequence, the genomic stretch TTGGGCCAGTACGGACTGAAGTCGGCCTTGCTTCCTGACGTGTTCCGGCTGTCGCTGAGGCAGGCCATGGAGAAGCATTGTCTGGCCGCGGCGTCGCGAGGGACGGCGGCCAAGACGCTCCTCGGCCTGGGCGCCCAGACGGACAGCCACCACCTTGTGCCGGCGCGGCGGTGAAGGAGCGACTGGAGGTGGCGAATACATAGCGCAGCCGCTAGACGGGGATGGCACCGGCGAGGGAGTGCAGAGGAGCACACCCCGGTAGGATGGCCGTGGCGGGGAGGCACAGGGGGATGCGGCGTCGGAGCCGGAGTCGTCTCTCCAACGGCCCGTCCTCCCGATGCGGCGAACAAGTAACCTCTCAGGTTATGGCTCGCACCCTCGCACACCCGCGCTCGCCCACCgccggtcgccggcgccggagtggCGGCCGGCGACCGGAGGTGGGCGAGCGCGGGTGTGCGAGGGTGCGAGCCATCCCCTGAGAGGTTACTTGTTCAAATCATGCAAAAAGGTCAATCCACTCATAGCTAATTATGTTTGCCAGATCGAGGAGAAGAACAAACATATCCGGAAACTGGAGCGGAAGAAAGATCAAAAGGCCATGGAACTTCGTAGGGTGATGGAGGAGAAAGATCGATTAGTTCAAGAGCACAATCATAGTTAGTTACTTCTATCTTTTATTTTGCAACATACTGCATACTAAAATTATCTTTACTCTCCACATGTAAACCTGTACATATGATCAGCATTTTTCTCGAATACATAAGAGAACTGCATACGATAGCATTAATAAGAAAGTGAATATGCACAACACACCATATACCCACACACTGTGCAGCACAGCTAATTATACTTTAGCGCAGCAtggttcatcttgtgcacactGGATCTGACACTGCATCGTTTGATTGATGAACAGGGATAACACAGATGCAGCAAGTTGCTTGTAAAAAAGTGAGCAGAACTATCGAGGACAATCATAGGTTGGATGAAGAACTGAAGACCTGGCAACGAGATATTGACAATAGACGTAAAGAACTTGAAGACTTGGCATCCAAAAGCAATATTGTGGATAAAGCAAAGATCGAAGAAGACTTAGAAAAGgtaaatttctttttcttttctcatacTATTTGATTTTCCCGAGCTTAATACGAATAATAACAAGCTTTCCTCTGCCACTAATCAGAACCAATATATGCTGTTAAAACTCTTGTAGAATGCAAAGGAGAACGAGAGTCTTAATTCAGCAATCCAGAAGCAGATGGAGGCAAATAAGGAACTTTTCTGTCTCCTTCAGAAACAAGAATTGCAGGAAGGCACAAATGATGCTTTGAGGGTGTTAAAATGTCTGCAAAAGCAATTGAACGCCAAACATGAACTTGAACTAGAAAAAGTACGGTTGAAGGGGGAGCTAGAGGTAAGGAAGCACATGGTAGCTGAAGAAGATACAAAATTGCAGCAGGATCTTGATAAGATGCATGAAGATCTGGAAGAGATAAATGAGGAAATAGCGTACGCTAATGATTTTAACCAGACCTTTATTGTTAGGGAAGAAATGGCTAGTGAAGAGCTGGAAGATGCCAAGAAAGAGATGATAAGGGTATGTATAACTATTGATTTGGTTTTCTCTTTGTGTTAACTTGTATGTTGAGAACAAATTACTCATATTACAGGCCTTGGAACAAAGGTCAGGAAAGTCAGGCACTCGATCCAATATGAATTTTGGTGTCAAAAGGATGGGCGAGCTTGATCAGAAAGCCTTTCGTGCTGCATGCAGAAACAGAATAGCAGAAGATGACTTTGATGTGGAGTTCACACTTATATTTTCAAAATGGGAGGACGAGATTAGACAGACAAAATGGTATATTGATGCTGATGGCAAAAAGAAGGTAAAGTTTCATTTACTTGGTACGCTTGATATTATCTGCTGCTCCAGCCTTCTAGTTTTACAGATAGTTGTCTCTCGTATTGGCATGATTTATTGCATGTCTGTGTTCTGTTCCCCCTAGTGTTGTAAGATACAGTTCCCAGATTGGGTGACTGTTTAGACCTTAACCAAATGGATTGCACTGCTAACTTGATGTACCCTTATCGCAACAATATTGGACTAATTGAGAAGTACCTCAACTCATTTTCTTTTGGGTAGGTGATGGTAAACTCCCGTTTACAGTGATGGAGATGTGGTGAAAGATTCTTGCGGTCTCTAATATTCATTTGATCCCTCAGGAAAAAATTCAGGAAGATGATGAGAGactgcaagctctcaaggctgAATTTGGTGAGGAGGCACACGGTTTAGTTGTTAAGGCCCTCCTTGAAATGCATGAGTAGAGTCCCCTCGAGAGGGATCCCGTACCTGAGCTGTGGAGCTTGAAGGATGATCGGAAAGCGACAATTCCTGAGGTAGTGGCGTACCTGTTTAAGCAGTGGAAGGCAAACAAGAACAAGCGCGCCTACTACTGAGCCAGATCTGGCGGGCTTCTCTTTTGGTGCCAGCTAAAAGTCTGGCACATGAGGTTTGAAACTTATTTAGTTCTTTTATTTACTCTGAGGAGATTTGGCGTTGCTTTGCAACATTGTGTACCCATTTGGGAGTGTTGGTGTGCTGTGGATGGTGTCAGTGCTGTGTTCTTTATCAGAATCACTTGTGGTTTGTGCAATGCAAGTGTACTGATGCTACTGAAGTTCATTTCCAGCAGTATGGTACTCCTTATGTGAGAATATAAGAGTGTGGTCTGAATATTTACAGTTTCAGTCAAATGCGAATGGCAACCTGAAAAAACTGGTCTTTTGCGGAAGCAATTTTAACTGTACATTTCCGATATCTCCCTTTTCGGCAATGAAGCAGTTGGAGCTTCAAGTGACAAGTTGTCCTCATCAATTTCAGAGAGATAAGCTCCAACCTTTCTCCAAGAACACCCTCACGAAGACACGAACCATATGCGTGAGGACACTCTAGTGAGTCTCTGGATTGCCCGGGTCTTGCTCGGCACGACGATGTGATCTCGCTGATTAAGCCAGCGAAACACCTGCCACATCATCCGACGGAATGGATCGCTTTGGCAAACCTCTAGAAGAAGAGGGATTAGTTACAGAACACAAAATAAACTATacttgaaaaaagaaagaaaaataacctgAGCTTTGGCAAACGAAATAGGTCGAATGTACAGCTTATCTGGGCCCAAAAACGTGGCTGACCTGGGTGAGAAAGTAGCCCGTCGCGCAAtaggcacggcggcggaggaggaggaagcatcGGGCCTTGGGCTTTATGATTAGGCCCAAATCACATTTCTCTCCCGTCCGGCCCTGTCGTCACCACTCACCAACCACGACGCAAGCCGCACGACCGATAGCACGAGagcgaagccgccgccgcctccccttccGCTGCCACGGCTTCCAGTTCATCTTCTTGCCTGCCTCCATCATCTCTCCCCTATCGAATCTAGTGAAGGAATCTAGCGCGGCGCGGTATGCAAGCGGTCCGTACCCTCGTGCTGCGGCACCTGCGGCTCCGTGCGCCGCCCTCCGTCGCTGCCCGTGCTGGCGGCGCGGGGCCCCCGGCGGTGTCGCAGCGCTGGCTCGCTCGGGGGATGAGCACGCCGGCGGACCAGGACGGCGGCTGTAGCTCCGGCTCCGAGAGCGCCGTCAGGGCGCGCGTCGTCGACCTGGTCAGGAAGTTCGACAAGATCGACGCCGACAAGGTCGGTTCTTGCCTCTGCTCTGCTACTATCTTCGCCCTTCTTTTCTCGTCTCTTTCTTCACGAGAGCCTTTGTTCCCGCAGTCCAGCTTATGCAATGTGTGAATGGAATGGAGACGTGATGGATGTCAGTGGCTCAGTGCTTACTCGATTTTAAGTTCCGGGTTTTGCTAGGATGGTAGTTCCAAGTCATTGATGACAGCTTACTAGGATACCGTCAAAAGATCGTTTCTATCCACTGCCCTTACCATATAGAATAATGCTCGCGCATTTTATCACCTGTGGCCTTGTGGGTGTTGCTAATTCCTGCTTAGTTAGGCTGCCATGGGTGTGTAAATATGTGCATATTTTGGTCTTACAGCAGCGAACGGAAGTCAAGAATGAAATACAAGGCATTGGGACTGCGGCTTTTCGAACAATTCTTAAAAGCAAAACGAGAAAGTGAGCCAAAATGGACTCATAACTAACTATAGAATACAGAACGGTAAGCTAGAACTATGGTGCCTAACGATATTTTTAACACCCTTTTTTGTTCAAGAAAGATGTCTCTTACAATCTCATGAAGCTATGCTACTTTCCATAAGCAATGTTTACTATCATTAGACACCTTTTGCAGTTGTAACCTGATCCGTGGCATGAGAATTGCTAGAGTATGATTGAAGAAATTGTGTCTTTGGTGAACTTGTTATGTAAAGTTTTTTGTTTCTATTGGACATGTAACATTTTATCAGTACCAAATAATCTTGTATAATAATTTTAGATTGATCAGTATTAGGATCGGCAAACTTATACTGTTGCCTGCCAGAAAGTGATTGATACCTCTGTTCTCGTTGAATTTGAGCCCTTCAGAAATCAGCATAGCTGCTGATACGATAAGTGGCATCAATATAAAATGTTGTGTATCATATTTGAGACTGATACATTTGTCTTGTAGCTAGTACCATGAAATTACTTCCCTTCAGCTAGTACCATGAAATGATCAAAAGGGTAATTGCATAATACCCAGCTTTTGGCAATATTGGGTAGGGCAGCGTTCCAACTCTAAGTCAACAGTGCTGGATCCCTCCACATAATTAGGTTGCTGAGAGGGTGTGTAGGAATAAGAAGCGCACTTGATGTAAGCAATGATGACAGCATAAATATGGAATAATGGTTGACAATGTTTGTGCTTATTGCAAGACTCTGCTTGTGCATCATAGGAGTTTCTTGATTGCTGTTTTGTTCGTTAAATGCTTCCAAAAGTAGAAGCACTAATCAATCTTAGCGAACATTTTTATGATTATGTTGTTTTGCAAGTGGTACACACAATGGGACCTAATTCCTCTTTTAGTGAGTGCAGACTACCCGTCATAAAGATGATAGGCCACGGGAAACTGGCATTCGCTTATTAAGCAGCTCTACAAATTACACATCTATTGCAGTATCTTTGTATTGTTTGCATATGAGCTATGGCTCACATTTGCCATCTAATTGCTTGCAGGTGACCGAGACAGCAGATTTCCAGAAGGACCTGAGCTTGGACAGTTTAGACCGTGTGGAACTTGTTATGGCTTTTGAGCAAGAATTCTCCATCGAGATTCCTGATGACAAGGCTGACAAGCTTACCTGCTGTGCTGATGTTGCAAAATATATCATATCGGAATCTCAGTCCAGTAATAAAAATGCTGGTAGCTCCTGAGGTGCAAGTGAAAGTGgttgcaaagttttttttttcttgttacaATGGACAACTACACGTGCTGTCTCCTTTTAATTGTTTTGCCAGTATGAAAGCGAATGCTCTTCCAATGTGTCGTATAGTTCTGCTCTGATAGAATCTATTACCCAGGTCGTGTTTGTTACCAGGGAAGGTGTTTGTGCTGATCATGCTTGacacatttttttttggctaATCAGACTACCAAATTCAATCAGTCTAAGTTAATGTTTCGTGTTCTGTTtaaaatggaaaagaaatgGGGAATTCCTAGTTTCCTGCTACAGTGAACACCTTTTGTTTTCCTGTCTTCTGCCATCCAGAATATTTCAGACTCGTGATATTAAGTGACAGCCACCAACTGGTTGGCATGGGAGGTAGTAGCGTGGTGCCATATGGCTGGACCACGTCACCACAACCTGTGAGCCTTGGCCTGTGCTATGGAAGAGAATGAGCCAGGATAGCACCCGCCTTATCCTGTCCTCTTGTTCTGTCACATGCACTACTACATCATGTGAGGCGCAT encodes the following:
- the LOC101778640 gene encoding uncharacterized protein LOC101778640; this translates as MQAVRTLVLRHLRLRAPPSVAARAGGAGPPAVSQRWLARGMSTPADQDGGCSSGSESAVRARVVDLVRKFDKIDADKSSLCNV
- the LOC101767468 gene encoding factor of DNA methylation 1 — translated: MRRTSNLSGYGSHPRTPALAHRRSPAPEWRPATGGITQMQQVACKKVSRTIEDNHRLDEELKTWQRDIDNRRKELEDLASKSNIVDKAKIEEDLEKNAKENESLNSAIQKQMEANKELFCLLQKQELQEGTNDALRVLKCLQKQLNAKHELELEKVRLKGELEVRKHMVAEEDTKLQQDLDKMHEDLEEINEEIAYANDFNQTFIVREEMASEELEDAKKEMIRALEQRSGKSGTRSNMNFGVKRMGELDQKAFRAACRNRIAEDDFDVEFTLIFSKWEDEIRQTKWYIDADGKKKEKIQEDDERLQALKAEFGEEAHGLVVKALLEMHE